A stretch of Cyanobacterium sp. HL-69 DNA encodes these proteins:
- a CDS encoding photosystem II S4 domain protein produces MLPREDILNKVENRAEIAKVLDKAEQALKTWELVVTDFLSPPVLAEVNQIFGQLTEVQIIPWGGFPQAERKRVGIHREEIPCDVSQMPVVALDIAGNFLFDTATHRDFLGAILGAGVVREKVGDIIVLGERGAQVVVTPEMVDFFESSLVQVRSVPVKTKRIELSDLRVREPKKKEMTTVEASLRLDAIASYGFGLSRSKMADAINNGDVRVNWKEVTQSSHNLKSGDLVSFRGKGRLEIGDISITKKERYRIALTRFV; encoded by the coding sequence ATGTTACCGAGAGAAGATATTTTAAATAAAGTTGAAAATAGAGCCGAAATTGCTAAAGTTTTAGATAAGGCTGAACAAGCATTAAAAACATGGGAATTGGTAGTAACAGATTTTTTGTCTCCCCCTGTATTAGCAGAAGTTAATCAAATTTTTGGTCAATTAACAGAGGTGCAAATTATTCCTTGGGGTGGCTTCCCCCAAGCTGAGAGAAAAAGAGTGGGTATTCATCGGGAGGAAATTCCTTGTGATGTTTCCCAAATGCCTGTGGTGGCTTTAGACATTGCTGGTAATTTTTTGTTTGATACTGCCACCCACCGAGATTTTTTGGGGGCAATTTTAGGTGCGGGAGTAGTTAGGGAAAAGGTTGGTGATATTATCGTTTTGGGGGAAAGGGGGGCGCAGGTGGTTGTGACTCCTGAAATGGTTGATTTTTTTGAGTCTTCTTTGGTACAGGTGCGCTCTGTGCCTGTAAAAACCAAGAGAATTGAGCTTTCAGATTTGAGAGTAAGGGAACCCAAAAAGAAAGAAATGACTACCGTAGAGGCTTCTTTACGCCTAGATGCGATCGCCTCTTACGGCTTTGGTTTATCCCGCTCAAAAATGGCAGACGCTATCAATAACGGTGATGTGAGAGTAAATTGGAAGGAAGTTACCCAATCTAGTCACAATCTTAAAAGTGGTGATTTAGTCTCTTTTCGGGGTAAAGGAAGATTAGAAATAGGAGATATTAGTATTACAAAAAAAGAACGTTATCGCATCGCCTTAACTCGATTTGTGTAA
- the dnaB gene encoding replicative DNA helicase DnaB: MDDFTPDLAGSSLPPQNIEAEEIILGGILFDPNAMGKVVDILQPEAFYVKAHRHIYEASRHLYFQGQPVDLMTVATWLSDQGLLEKVGGNTKIISLLDRTVSAANIARYVPLITEKYIRRLLISTAKEIGELGFDTTKDLDNVLDESEQKIFSLTQARVQEGLVPISSTLINTFTEIQAFQEKTALPGISSEFYDLDGMTGGFQRSDLVIIAARPSMGKTSFALNIASNIAKHSNLAVAIFSLEMSREQLAMRLLSSEARVESNRLKSGRITEQEMEPLMSAMGTLSELPLYIDDTANLTVMQMRSQVRRLQAESKGKLGLVLLDYLQLMQGGGDNRVQELSKMTRALKGLAREINAPVIALSQLSRAVEQRTNKRPMLSDLRESGSIEQDADLVLMLYRDEYYHPDSVDQGVAEIIVAKHRNGPTGLIKLLFRPELTQFLNMKRGG; this comes from the coding sequence ATGGACGATTTTACCCCAGATTTAGCAGGATCATCATTACCCCCTCAAAATATAGAAGCAGAAGAAATAATTTTAGGAGGCATATTATTTGATCCCAATGCTATGGGTAAAGTAGTTGATATATTGCAACCAGAAGCCTTTTATGTAAAAGCCCATCGTCATATTTACGAAGCATCAAGACATCTCTATTTTCAAGGACAACCCGTTGATTTGATGACCGTTGCCACTTGGTTAAGTGATCAAGGTTTACTAGAAAAAGTGGGCGGAAATACAAAGATAATTAGCTTATTAGATCGTACAGTTTCCGCCGCAAATATTGCACGATATGTACCTTTAATTACTGAAAAATATATCAGACGTTTATTAATTTCTACTGCCAAAGAAATCGGCGAATTAGGGTTTGATACTACCAAAGATTTAGATAACGTTTTAGATGAATCTGAGCAAAAAATATTCAGTTTAACCCAAGCAAGAGTTCAAGAAGGTTTAGTACCTATTTCTAGCACTTTAATTAACACTTTTACTGAGATTCAAGCCTTCCAAGAAAAAACCGCCTTACCCGGTATTAGTTCAGAATTTTATGACTTAGATGGCATGACAGGGGGCTTTCAGCGCTCCGACTTAGTCATTATTGCTGCCAGGCCTTCGATGGGCAAGACCAGCTTTGCTCTCAATATAGCTTCTAATATCGCAAAACATTCTAATTTGGCGGTGGCGATTTTCAGTTTGGAGATGTCGAGGGAACAATTGGCGATGCGTTTACTGTCTTCGGAGGCACGGGTGGAAAGTAATCGCTTGAAGTCTGGACGGATTACGGAGCAAGAAATGGAGCCGTTGATGAGTGCCATGGGTACTTTGTCAGAGTTACCCCTTTATATTGATGATACTGCTAATTTAACGGTGATGCAAATGCGATCGCAAGTTAGACGTTTACAAGCAGAAAGTAAGGGTAAATTAGGACTGGTATTATTAGACTATCTTCAATTGATGCAGGGAGGCGGTGACAACCGTGTACAGGAATTGTCAAAAATGACAAGGGCGCTAAAAGGTTTAGCAAGGGAAATAAATGCCCCTGTAATTGCTCTATCTCAGTTGAGTCGGGCGGTGGAGCAACGAACGAACAAACGCCCCATGTTGTCGGATTTGAGAGAATCGGGATCCATAGAACAAGATGCGGATTTAGTGTTAATGTTATATCGTGATGAATATTATCACCCTGACAGTGTTGATCAAGGAGTGGCTGAGATAATTGTGGCAAAACATCGTAATGGGCCCACCGGCTTAATAAAACTGCTATTTCGTCCCGAATTAACCCAGTTTTTAAATATGAAAAGAGGAGGGTAA
- a CDS encoding Flavodoxin reductases (ferredoxin-NADPH reductases) family 1, producing the protein MKIKELIFYPIKSCRGIHLSHAKVGDKGLSDYNNNLYYDRTFMIVDESGKFITQRQYPQLARVIVTIEGKKITLSFDDSSMDSITFIPQNQGNTIEVQVWGDRTSAINQGKEVAQWFQEILSVKNCRLVKQDDYNIRAINPQYSTQSNQPVSFADGFPYLLTNTASLDYLNQKLKEKYPHQQQQISMDRFRPNIVIETDTPFIEDTWENITLDEIKFKIAKPCSRCNITTTDQITGKINPQNEPLKTLSSFRNVPQQGIMFGQNMIALNRGQLTINHGK; encoded by the coding sequence ATGAAGATAAAAGAACTTATTTTTTATCCTATCAAATCTTGCCGAGGGATTCATCTTTCCCATGCAAAAGTGGGTGACAAGGGGTTATCAGATTATAACAATAATTTATACTACGATCGCACTTTCATGATCGTTGACGAATCAGGCAAATTTATCACCCAAAGACAATATCCCCAACTAGCCAGAGTTATCGTCACCATCGAAGGGAAAAAAATTACCCTCAGTTTTGATGACTCCTCCATGGATTCTATTACCTTTATTCCCCAAAATCAGGGTAATACAATTGAAGTACAAGTATGGGGTGATCGCACTTCAGCCATCAATCAAGGAAAAGAAGTAGCCCAATGGTTTCAAGAAATCCTCTCAGTCAAAAATTGTCGCCTAGTCAAACAAGACGACTACAACATTCGAGCCATTAACCCCCAATATAGTACCCAATCAAATCAACCCGTCAGCTTTGCCGATGGCTTCCCCTATCTCCTCACCAACACCGCCTCATTAGACTATCTCAATCAAAAATTAAAGGAAAAATATCCCCACCAACAGCAACAAATATCCATGGATAGATTTCGCCCTAATATTGTCATCGAAACCGATACCCCATTCATCGAAGACACATGGGAAAATATTACCCTTGATGAGATAAAATTTAAGATAGCCAAACCATGTAGTCGTTGTAATATAACTACCACAGATCAAATAACAGGAAAAATCAACCCTCAAAATGAACCTTTAAAAACTCTTAGTAGTTTCCGTAACGTACCTCAACAGGGAATTATGTTTGGACAAAATATGATTGCCCTTAACCGTGGACAATTGACAATAAATCATGGAAAATAG
- the recF gene encoding DNA replication and repair protein RecF, with protein MFLEQLYLQHFRNYIQEEIKFTNNKIILLGDNAQGKSNILESVELLSTLKSHRSTKDLELVYHDRLYGQIKATLKNKYADYDLSITIPAKGKKELKINQEKVSRNFEFLGLLNTVLFSSLDIDLVRGSPEYRRNWVDSLLIQLEPIYYQLIKSYYHVLKQRNALLKQIKKMGINSLETLKQDVKAIELSLWDDKLAEAGSRVSRRRARVLQKIEPLAKFWHNEISNKTEKLLINYTPNVSWEKDTPESVQNAIKLEIEQKKIAEINLGNTLVGPHRDEIEFIINDSVARNYGSQGQQRTLVLALKLAELQLIEQVVGEPPLLLLDDVMAELDLKRQQQLLDSLGDRFQTIITTTHLNYFETNLLNQAQIIKVQGGKLYF; from the coding sequence ATGTTTTTAGAGCAGTTATATCTCCAACATTTTAGAAACTATATTCAAGAAGAAATAAAATTTACTAATAATAAAATAATACTCTTAGGAGATAATGCCCAAGGAAAATCTAATATTCTTGAATCAGTTGAACTACTGTCCACCCTCAAAAGTCATCGTAGTACCAAAGACCTAGAATTAGTTTATCATGATCGTCTTTATGGACAAATAAAAGCAACCCTCAAAAATAAATACGCAGACTATGATTTAAGCATTACTATCCCCGCTAAAGGCAAAAAAGAACTAAAAATAAATCAAGAAAAAGTTAGTCGTAATTTTGAATTTCTAGGCTTATTAAATACCGTTCTTTTTTCTAGCTTAGACATAGATTTAGTCAGAGGAAGCCCTGAATATAGACGTAATTGGGTAGATAGTTTATTAATTCAGTTAGAGCCAATTTATTATCAATTAATCAAAAGTTATTACCATGTTTTAAAACAAAGAAATGCTCTCCTAAAACAGATCAAAAAAATGGGCATTAATTCCCTAGAAACGTTAAAACAAGACGTAAAGGCGATCGAATTGAGTTTATGGGATGATAAATTAGCCGAAGCAGGTTCAAGAGTTAGTAGAAGAAGAGCAAGAGTCTTGCAAAAAATAGAACCTCTTGCCAAATTTTGGCATAACGAAATTAGTAATAAAACAGAAAAATTATTAATTAATTATACTCCTAATGTCTCTTGGGAAAAAGATACTCCAGAAAGTGTACAAAACGCCATAAAACTCGAAATAGAACAAAAAAAAATAGCAGAAATAAACTTAGGAAATACCCTCGTAGGACCTCATCGGGACGAAATAGAGTTTATAATAAATGATAGCGTAGCAAGAAATTATGGATCTCAAGGACAACAGAGGACTCTAGTTTTAGCCCTTAAGTTAGCTGAATTACAGCTAATAGAGCAAGTGGTAGGAGAGCCACCATTACTATTGTTAGACGATGTAATGGCAGAATTGGATTTAAAAAGACAGCAGCAGTTATTGGATTCTCTAGGCGATCGCTTTCAAACTATAATAACAACAACACACTTAAACTATTTTGAAACTAATTTATTAAATCAGGCTCAGATTATTAAAGTTCAAGGGGGAAAATTATATTTTTAG